A portion of the Corynebacterium jeikeium genome contains these proteins:
- the miaA gene encoding tRNA (adenosine(37)-N6)-dimethylallyltransferase MiaA, with the protein MPVPIAVVGPTASGKSDLGLVLAEQLGGEVVNVDSMQLYRGMDIGTAKLSVDQRRGIPHHQLDVLDVMQPASVATYQREAVSDVEAIRARGKVPILVGGSMMYVQALVDDWQFPPTNPEVRAKWEAVQNEIGPAALHDRLAEIDPDAAAIIETNDPRRTVRALEVIELTGKPFAASKPSIDKPPRWNTRILGLRTQAEWLNPRIEQRTRGMFASGLVEETEGLIAQGLREGVTASRAIGYAQVLDYFDGVYDLDTACERTITGTRRYVRRQRSWFNRDHRIMWLDAAGDVPGQAFSALGL; encoded by the coding sequence TTGCCGGTGCCGATTGCGGTGGTCGGACCGACGGCGTCGGGAAAGTCGGATTTGGGGCTGGTGCTCGCGGAGCAGCTTGGTGGTGAGGTCGTCAATGTCGATTCCATGCAGCTGTATCGAGGGATGGATATCGGGACCGCGAAGCTGTCGGTGGACCAGCGGCGGGGGATTCCGCACCATCAGCTCGATGTGCTGGATGTGATGCAGCCGGCGAGCGTGGCGACGTATCAGCGTGAGGCAGTCTCGGATGTTGAGGCCATTCGTGCGCGGGGGAAAGTCCCCATCCTTGTCGGTGGGTCGATGATGTATGTACAGGCGTTGGTGGACGACTGGCAGTTCCCACCTACGAACCCTGAGGTGCGTGCGAAGTGGGAGGCGGTGCAGAACGAGATCGGGCCGGCGGCGTTGCATGACCGGCTCGCCGAGATCGATCCGGATGCGGCGGCGATTATCGAGACCAACGACCCGCGGCGCACCGTCCGGGCGTTGGAGGTCATCGAGCTAACAGGAAAACCTTTTGCGGCGTCGAAACCGTCGATAGATAAGCCCCCGCGGTGGAACACTCGCATCCTGGGATTACGCACGCAGGCGGAATGGCTGAATCCGCGGATTGAACAGCGCACCAGAGGCATGTTTGCCTCCGGCCTGGTGGAGGAAACTGAGGGTTTGATTGCACAGGGGCTGCGCGAAGGCGTAACTGCTAGCCGTGCGATTGGTTACGCGCAGGTACTGGACTATTTCGATGGCGTTTACGACCTGGATACGGCCTGTGAACGCACGATTACTGGGACTCGGAGGTATGTGCGGCGGCAGCGTTCCTGGTTCAACCGTGATCATCGAATCATGTGGCTTGACGCGGCCGGTGATGTGCCGGGGCAGGCTTTTTCTGCGCTTGGGCTTTAG
- the hflX gene encoding GTPase HflX, protein MDDFFIDANDADKSADSASGDAFATNVGTQREPTVGDLDLEARSSLRRLTRSVAHTESEEVMVEYRQLRLERVVLLGVWTSGTLQEAEVAMDELAALAETAGSDVLEMVLQRRDKPDPGTYVGSGKLNELRDIVASTGADTVICDGELSPGQLVALEDRLDAKVIDRTMLILDIFAQHAKSKEGKAQVSLAQMQYLYTRLRGWGGNLSRQAGGRAGSNGGVGLRGPGETKIETDRQRLRQDMARIRKELAGMKTAREIKRARRKAGHLPRVAIVGYTNAGKSSLLNALTGAGVLVEDALFATLDPTTRRTKLRDGRTVIMTDTVGFVRHLPTQLIEAFRSTLEEVLEADVIMHVVDSSDPFPLEQIKAVNKVINEIAEEENAEIPPELLVVNKVDKADGITLAQLRHQLDDAIFVSARTGEGIGELETRLELALNELESHVHMLIPYDKGNIVSMLHEDATVLSETWTEQGTQMDVRLPTSLADELSAYHFEP, encoded by the coding sequence ATGGACGATTTTTTCATCGACGCTAATGATGCTGACAAAAGCGCCGATAGTGCCTCCGGGGATGCGTTCGCGACGAACGTCGGCACGCAAAGGGAACCTACCGTCGGTGACTTGGATCTGGAGGCGCGATCCTCTCTGCGCCGGCTGACCAGGTCAGTAGCGCATACTGAGTCTGAAGAGGTGATGGTCGAGTACCGTCAGCTCCGACTGGAACGCGTTGTGCTGCTCGGTGTCTGGACATCCGGGACCCTACAGGAAGCCGAAGTGGCGATGGATGAACTCGCTGCGCTGGCGGAGACTGCAGGTTCGGACGTTTTAGAGATGGTGCTGCAGCGCCGCGATAAGCCAGACCCTGGTACGTACGTGGGATCTGGCAAGCTTAACGAGCTTCGCGATATTGTCGCCTCTACCGGCGCAGATACAGTTATTTGCGACGGTGAGCTGTCTCCTGGCCAATTGGTGGCGCTGGAGGACCGGCTTGACGCCAAGGTTATTGACCGCACCATGCTGATTCTGGATATCTTCGCTCAGCACGCGAAGTCCAAGGAGGGCAAGGCGCAGGTTTCGCTGGCCCAGATGCAGTATCTGTACACGCGTCTGCGCGGTTGGGGTGGCAACCTGTCGCGTCAGGCTGGTGGTCGCGCGGGCTCCAACGGCGGCGTGGGTCTGCGTGGTCCAGGTGAAACTAAGATTGAAACCGATCGTCAGCGACTACGCCAAGATATGGCGCGGATTCGCAAGGAATTGGCTGGCATGAAAACTGCGCGTGAGATTAAGCGCGCACGTCGTAAGGCTGGTCACCTGCCGCGCGTGGCAATTGTCGGATACACCAACGCGGGGAAGTCTTCGTTGCTCAACGCACTGACAGGCGCTGGTGTGCTGGTGGAGGACGCGCTGTTTGCAACGCTAGATCCGACGACTCGTCGCACCAAGCTTCGCGACGGTCGCACGGTGATTATGACCGATACGGTCGGATTTGTGCGTCACTTGCCGACGCAGCTCATTGAAGCTTTTCGCTCGACCTTGGAAGAGGTACTCGAAGCCGACGTCATCATGCACGTCGTAGACTCCTCTGACCCATTCCCGCTGGAGCAGATTAAGGCTGTCAACAAAGTCATCAACGAAATCGCGGAGGAAGAAAACGCCGAGATTCCGCCCGAACTGTTGGTAGTCAACAAGGTTGACAAGGCCGATGGCATCACTCTGGCCCAGCTACGCCACCAGCTCGATGATGCGATATTTGTCTCTGCGCGAACGGGTGAGGGGATTGGTGAACTGGAGACCCGACTCGAGCTTGCTCTCAATGAGCTGGAGTCTCACGTTCACATGTTGATCCCCTATGACAAGGGCAATATTGTCTCCATGCTCCACGAAGATGCGACCGTGCTGTCGGAAACATGGACGGAGCAAGGCACCCAGATGGACGTGCGTTTGCCCACTAGCCTCGCGGATGAACTGTCGGCATACCACTTCGAACCGTAG
- the recA gene encoding recombinase RecA, whose protein sequence is MARKKATASNQGNDRLKALDVALANIEKDFGKGAVMRLGDDNRPPIQVIPSGNIAIDVALGLGGFPRGRIVEIYGPESSGKTTVALHAIAEAQRQGGIAAFIDAEHALDPVYARKLGVDTDNLLVSQPDTGEQALEITDMLVRSGAIDIIVVDSVAALTPKAEIDGEMGDSHVGLQARLMSQALRKMTGALSHTGTTAIFINQLREKIGVMFGSPETTTGGKALKFYASVRCDVRRIQTLKDGQDAVGNRTRLKVVKNKVSPPFKQAEFDIIYGEGISREGSLIDMGVDNGIVKKSGSWFTYEGDQLGQGKEKARMHLRENPEIAQEIEVKIKKKLGVGEFAEVEDETDIDAPVDVVPDIDFDDLED, encoded by the coding sequence ATGGCTCGTAAGAAGGCTACGGCTTCGAACCAGGGCAATGATCGCCTGAAGGCGCTCGATGTAGCTCTGGCGAACATTGAGAAGGACTTTGGTAAGGGTGCAGTTATGCGCCTGGGGGACGACAATCGTCCTCCAATTCAGGTTATTCCCTCCGGCAATATCGCTATCGACGTGGCCTTGGGCCTGGGCGGGTTCCCGCGTGGTCGTATCGTAGAAATCTATGGTCCAGAATCCTCAGGTAAGACCACAGTCGCACTGCATGCTATTGCAGAGGCGCAGCGGCAGGGCGGTATTGCCGCATTTATTGATGCGGAGCATGCGCTGGATCCGGTTTATGCGCGCAAGCTTGGAGTAGATACGGACAACCTTCTGGTATCCCAACCAGATACCGGTGAGCAGGCACTTGAGATTACAGATATGTTGGTGCGTTCCGGTGCTATTGACATCATCGTGGTTGACTCGGTGGCCGCGTTGACTCCGAAGGCTGAAATCGACGGTGAAATGGGCGATTCCCACGTTGGCCTGCAGGCGCGGTTGATGAGTCAGGCGCTGCGCAAGATGACTGGTGCGCTGTCCCACACCGGCACCACTGCCATCTTCATTAACCAGCTGCGTGAAAAGATTGGCGTCATGTTCGGCTCTCCTGAGACCACCACGGGTGGTAAAGCACTGAAGTTCTACGCTTCCGTTCGCTGTGACGTACGCCGAATTCAGACGTTGAAGGACGGCCAGGATGCGGTGGGTAACCGCACGCGCTTGAAGGTAGTCAAGAACAAGGTGTCGCCGCCGTTCAAGCAGGCAGAGTTTGACATCATCTACGGCGAGGGCATTTCGCGTGAGGGCTCGTTGATTGACATGGGCGTTGATAACGGCATTGTCAAGAAGTCCGGTTCGTGGTTTACCTACGAGGGCGATCAGTTGGGTCAGGGCAAGGAAAAGGCTCGTATGCACCTGCGCGAGAATCCAGAAATTGCCCAGGAAATCGAAGTCAAGATTAAGAAGAAGCTCGGTGTCGGGGAATTCGCGGAGGTCGAGGATGAGACCGATATCGATGCCCCTGTCGATGTCGTGCCGGACATCGACTTCGATGATTTGGAAGACTAG
- a CDS encoding DUF3046 domain-containing protein, which translates to MTGILYVGLMRLADFHNFVNHEFGPQHGPWLLHSHVLMEYGKTPAELLEDGVEPRDIWWALCREHDIPEDRWYGPDE; encoded by the coding sequence GTGACAGGTATCTTGTACGTTGGTCTCATGCGATTGGCCGATTTTCACAACTTCGTCAACCACGAATTTGGGCCTCAGCACGGTCCGTGGCTGTTGCATTCCCACGTACTGATGGAATATGGAAAAACTCCCGCGGAACTGCTCGAGGACGGGGTCGAACCTCGGGATATCTGGTGGGCGCTGTGTAGGGAACACGATATTCCTGAAGACCGCTGGTACGGTCCTGACGAATAG
- the feoB gene encoding ferrous iron transport protein B: MTTPTDSSTRKFASTPSCHACSGGAPAKDGAPVVAVVGAPNSGKSTLFNSLTGAKAQMGNWPGTTVEVSRGAWKTDVAEYDVIDFPGAYSLDAMSPDEELTREMLIEKPEGERPDLVVVVVDATALGRSLYMAAELAEQPQRIVLALTKLDAAEAKGIDVNPDALQSAMGMPVVALDPRRKAGMTRLADAVAAALDGCSSVLSPIRQADGESIESLDEARFAAIDAAVAASTGGVEDRQTFSDRIDNVVLHPVLGPIVFLAVMWAVFQITTTVAAPLQDGLETLITGNFADLVTRGLEAMGWNHPIVTGLLVNGIIGGVGMVLTFVPLMALMFLCLAVLEDSGYMARAAVVADRVMRAIGLPGKAFIPLIVGFGCNVPAISATRVLSNPRHRILTALLVPFTSCSARLTVYVMLGAVFFPEHAGTVVFAMYVISILLIVLTGIALRKTLWRTMPSEPLVIDLPTYQLPTARLALSVMWMRLKGFLQTASGIIVSTVIVVWLLMSIPVVSGHSFADEDLAPQDSAYGAVSATIAPVFNPAGFGTWSLTGPLVTGFVAKEAVISTWAQTYAVEDVTDSDSTEQASSPLADNIRRDFDNASDGHGLAAVWAYMIFLLAYTPCVATLAAQRREIGLKWTGFGLLAQLVVAWALAVIVFQGLKLFL, encoded by the coding sequence ATGACAACACCTACGGATTCCTCAACGCGAAAATTCGCATCCACGCCGAGCTGTCATGCTTGTAGTGGTGGAGCGCCAGCAAAAGATGGTGCACCTGTTGTCGCAGTTGTTGGCGCACCGAATTCCGGTAAGTCAACGCTGTTTAATAGTTTGACTGGCGCGAAAGCGCAGATGGGCAATTGGCCGGGCACGACCGTGGAGGTCAGCCGTGGCGCATGGAAGACTGATGTCGCTGAGTACGATGTCATTGATTTCCCTGGTGCCTACTCGCTGGATGCCATGAGCCCGGACGAAGAGCTCACTCGCGAGATGCTCATCGAGAAACCAGAGGGAGAACGCCCCGACCTCGTCGTAGTTGTGGTCGACGCTACGGCTTTGGGGCGTAGTCTCTATATGGCTGCGGAATTGGCGGAACAGCCTCAGCGCATCGTTCTGGCCCTGACCAAACTCGATGCGGCTGAGGCCAAGGGCATCGATGTGAATCCGGACGCATTGCAGTCAGCTATGGGTATGCCGGTGGTGGCGCTAGATCCCCGTCGTAAAGCGGGAATGACACGGTTGGCCGACGCAGTAGCAGCAGCTCTGGACGGATGTAGTTCGGTGCTGTCGCCGATTCGTCAGGCGGATGGCGAATCGATTGAAAGCTTGGACGAGGCACGCTTTGCCGCTATCGATGCAGCCGTCGCGGCCTCAACAGGCGGGGTAGAGGATCGCCAGACGTTCTCCGACCGCATTGATAACGTGGTTCTTCATCCGGTGCTCGGACCGATTGTGTTCCTGGCGGTCATGTGGGCAGTCTTCCAAATCACGACCACGGTAGCGGCTCCGCTCCAGGACGGTTTGGAAACCCTTATTACCGGTAACTTCGCAGATTTGGTTACCCGCGGCTTGGAAGCGATGGGATGGAATCATCCGATTGTCACGGGGCTGCTTGTCAACGGCATTATTGGCGGTGTCGGTATGGTACTGACCTTCGTTCCTCTGATGGCACTCATGTTCCTGTGCCTCGCGGTGCTCGAGGATTCAGGGTATATGGCGCGTGCAGCCGTGGTGGCCGACCGTGTCATGCGTGCAATTGGTCTTCCGGGGAAGGCATTTATTCCGCTCATCGTCGGCTTTGGTTGTAACGTGCCAGCGATTTCGGCGACACGTGTGCTGAGTAATCCGCGCCACCGTATATTGACGGCACTACTGGTTCCGTTTACCTCCTGCTCGGCGCGCCTAACCGTGTATGTCATGTTGGGTGCGGTGTTCTTCCCGGAACACGCGGGCACAGTTGTCTTCGCTATGTACGTGATCTCGATTCTGTTGATTGTCCTAACCGGCATTGCACTGCGTAAGACCCTGTGGCGCACCATGCCGTCGGAACCGCTGGTCATTGACCTGCCAACCTATCAGTTACCGACCGCACGACTGGCACTATCTGTGATGTGGATGCGACTGAAGGGCTTCCTGCAGACCGCTAGTGGAATCATCGTCAGCACTGTCATCGTCGTTTGGCTACTGATGTCTATCCCGGTTGTCTCCGGGCACTCCTTTGCCGATGAAGACCTGGCACCGCAGGACTCCGCATACGGTGCAGTCAGCGCAACTATTGCTCCTGTGTTTAACCCGGCAGGTTTCGGCACATGGTCCCTGACAGGTCCGTTGGTGACGGGCTTTGTGGCCAAGGAAGCCGTCATTTCTACCTGGGCACAGACCTATGCAGTAGAGGACGTCACCGACTCGGATTCGACCGAACAGGCCTCCAGCCCACTCGCGGACAATATTCGACGTGACTTTGACAATGCATCCGATGGGCACGGATTGGCAGCAGTCTGGGCATACATGATCTTCCTGCTGGCTTACACACCGTGCGTGGCTACGCTCGCGGCACAACGTCGCGAGATCGGCTTGAAGTGGACGGGCTTCGGTTTGCTAGCGCAGCTGGTCGTAGCATGGGCACTGGCCGTGATTGTTTTCCAAGGGTTGAAACTGTTCCTGTAA
- a CDS encoding ferrous iron transport protein A has translation MLGLRSRKQSDDVQSLADVPVGATVTLGASHVDERLCRRLSQLGLRPGMSVTVGRSTSGGGRIVHAGATRYAIDASTLRKMSVAG, from the coding sequence ATGCTTGGACTGCGGTCTCGAAAACAGTCGGATGACGTTCAGTCGCTTGCTGACGTCCCGGTGGGGGCAACCGTCACTCTGGGCGCGTCGCATGTGGATGAGCGCCTGTGCCGCAGGCTTTCACAACTCGGGCTTCGCCCCGGAATGAGTGTCACTGTCGGACGGAGCACCAGTGGCGGTGGACGTATCGTCCATGCTGGCGCAACGCGTTACGCCATCGATGCCAGCACGCTGCGCAAGATGTCCGTCGCGGGTTAG
- a CDS encoding regulatory protein RecX: protein MEDRNGRDVRETIEKLAQQIAEADGGSLYDAGREESKAPIRAKALRLLDQRMRSRKELVERLEAVEEFPTSMIEEVVDDLTRSGLVNDELFASEWVRQRFASRGKSKMVLNRELQEKGIDASLRADALEQITHNAEEEVARKLAAKKAATIKTVAPDFNSKQKDLRKVVGVLARRGFPSELSMSIARDQLEERYRELEEDTD from the coding sequence GTGGAGGATCGTAACGGCCGCGATGTGCGGGAGACTATCGAAAAGCTTGCTCAGCAGATTGCGGAAGCTGACGGTGGTTCGCTCTACGATGCGGGTCGTGAGGAATCCAAGGCCCCGATTCGTGCTAAGGCACTGCGCTTGCTCGATCAGCGAATGCGTTCCCGCAAGGAACTCGTAGAAAGGCTCGAGGCAGTCGAGGAGTTTCCAACCTCGATGATTGAAGAAGTCGTTGATGACCTGACCCGAAGTGGATTGGTTAATGACGAGCTTTTCGCATCCGAATGGGTGCGGCAGCGCTTTGCCAGTCGCGGCAAGTCGAAGATGGTTTTGAACCGGGAGCTGCAGGAAAAAGGCATTGATGCTTCTCTTCGTGCAGATGCGTTGGAGCAGATTACGCACAACGCGGAAGAAGAAGTCGCCCGGAAGCTAGCGGCGAAGAAAGCGGCCACTATTAAAACAGTGGCACCTGACTTCAACTCCAAGCAAAAGGATTTACGCAAAGTCGTCGGTGTGCTGGCGCGGCGCGGTTTCCCCTCTGAATTGTCCATGAGCATTGCTCGGGATCAGTTAGAAGAGCGATACCGGGAACTCGAAGAGGACACAGATTAG
- a CDS encoding diaminopimelate epimerase: MVSFAKGHGTQNDFLIFPDDSVSLDLTESLVAAVCDRQRGLGADGVLRVARAGKLVDAGILAALPEGVEADDWFMDYRNGDGSIAEMCGNGVRVFAHYVAAIHSPDSVVDGTLRVGTRAGLRAVSIDELSRRHAVVGVDMGQPEVLGVATAFIGSGETAQKFAGIGVDVGNPHLACVMPGLNADTLAQLELEAAGSATKPVRADEAMFPNGLNLEIVTPLDASDSVSMRVIERGVGETRSCGTGTVAAAIAALTDADRTEGAVTVKVPGGVVTVDVHEASNTDGAFSAILTGPSVIHTLGKIELEAL; this comes from the coding sequence ATGGTTTCATTCGCCAAAGGCCACGGTACGCAAAACGATTTTCTAATTTTCCCAGATGATTCGGTGTCGCTCGATTTGACCGAGTCGCTGGTCGCGGCAGTGTGCGATCGACAGCGTGGTCTTGGCGCTGACGGCGTTCTACGAGTTGCCCGTGCGGGGAAACTCGTGGATGCCGGTATCTTGGCGGCACTGCCGGAGGGGGTTGAAGCCGACGATTGGTTTATGGACTACCGCAATGGCGATGGCTCCATCGCCGAGATGTGTGGTAACGGTGTCCGCGTCTTTGCGCACTATGTTGCCGCAATTCACAGTCCGGATAGTGTCGTCGACGGAACTCTGCGGGTGGGCACTCGAGCAGGGCTGCGCGCTGTCTCGATTGATGAGCTCAGCCGCAGGCACGCGGTTGTCGGGGTAGACATGGGGCAACCGGAGGTGCTCGGTGTGGCTACTGCGTTCATTGGTTCGGGCGAGACTGCACAGAAATTCGCCGGGATTGGTGTTGACGTGGGAAATCCGCATTTGGCCTGCGTTATGCCTGGTCTGAATGCCGATACTTTGGCACAGCTTGAGTTAGAGGCGGCGGGTAGTGCCACCAAGCCGGTGCGTGCCGACGAAGCCATGTTCCCGAACGGCCTCAACTTGGAAATTGTCACCCCGCTGGATGCCTCTGATTCGGTATCCATGCGAGTGATCGAACGGGGAGTGGGTGAGACCCGCTCGTGTGGAACCGGTACGGTTGCAGCGGCTATTGCTGCGCTGACCGATGCCGACCGCACCGAGGGAGCGGTGACGGTCAAGGTGCCCGGTGGCGTGGTGACCGTGGATGTCCACGAGGCCAGCAATACCGATGGCGCCTTCTCGGCGATCTTGACCGGTCCGAGCGTGATTCACACGCTTGGCAAAATTGAGCTGGAAGCCCTGTGA
- the miaB gene encoding tRNA (N6-isopentenyl adenosine(37)-C2)-methylthiotransferase MiaB, with product MTTPSLNSQQQSSPRTYEVRTFGCQMNVHDSERLSGLLEENGYVAAAEGDNPDLVVFNTCAVRENADNRLYGTLGQLKPVKDAHPGMQIAVGGCLAQKDKDVVVKKAPWVDVVFGTHNLGSLPALLERAAHNDRAEVEIKDALEEFPSVLPAKRESTYAGWVSISVGCNNTCTFCIVPSLRGKERDRRPGEILAEVQALVEQGVTDVTLLGQNVNAYGVNFADPDMERDRSAFSKLLRACGQIEGLERVRFTSPHPAEFTDDVIDAMAETPNVVHQLHMPLQSGSDRVLKDMRRSYRTKKFLGILEKVREKMPDAAITTDIIVGFPGETEEDFQQTLDVVEKARFSSAFTFQYSPRPGTPAATMTDQVPPEVVKERYGRLLALQERISEEENAKLVGREVELLVSQSDGRKNAETHRMSGRSRDGRLVHFSPSESEPGVVDRKIRPGDYVTVRVTDSAPHFLIADSGVLTHRRTKAGDNVEVGQTPTTAPIGVGLGLPKIGRPEKTSVSEGCGCE from the coding sequence GTGACTACCCCTTCTTTGAACTCTCAGCAGCAGTCTTCGCCTCGCACATATGAGGTACGTACGTTCGGTTGTCAGATGAACGTCCATGACTCGGAACGACTGTCTGGCTTGCTGGAAGAAAACGGTTATGTAGCGGCTGCAGAAGGCGATAATCCTGATCTGGTCGTTTTCAACACCTGTGCCGTTCGAGAGAATGCGGACAATCGCCTCTATGGCACATTGGGACAGCTCAAACCGGTCAAGGATGCTCACCCAGGCATGCAGATTGCCGTCGGTGGCTGCTTGGCCCAGAAGGATAAGGACGTCGTCGTAAAGAAGGCCCCATGGGTGGACGTAGTCTTCGGCACGCATAACTTGGGTTCGTTGCCAGCTTTGTTGGAACGCGCCGCTCATAATGACCGGGCTGAAGTCGAGATTAAGGACGCGCTGGAAGAATTTCCCTCGGTGCTGCCGGCCAAGCGTGAATCCACTTACGCAGGTTGGGTGAGTATTTCCGTAGGCTGCAATAACACGTGCACCTTCTGCATCGTCCCCAGTTTGCGTGGTAAGGAACGCGATCGTCGTCCGGGCGAGATTCTCGCTGAGGTACAGGCACTCGTGGAGCAGGGCGTTACTGACGTCACCCTCCTCGGACAGAATGTCAACGCCTATGGTGTTAACTTCGCCGACCCTGACATGGAACGCGACCGCTCGGCTTTTTCCAAGTTGTTGCGCGCCTGCGGCCAGATTGAGGGGTTGGAGCGCGTGCGCTTTACGTCTCCGCACCCAGCTGAGTTCACCGATGATGTCATCGACGCTATGGCGGAGACACCGAATGTGGTTCATCAGCTACACATGCCACTACAGTCCGGTTCCGACCGAGTGCTGAAAGACATGCGCCGTTCCTACCGCACCAAGAAATTCCTGGGAATTCTGGAGAAGGTTAGGGAAAAAATGCCGGACGCGGCCATTACCACTGACATCATTGTCGGTTTCCCAGGCGAGACCGAAGAGGACTTCCAGCAAACTCTCGACGTGGTGGAAAAGGCTCGTTTTAGCTCGGCGTTCACCTTCCAATACTCGCCTCGCCCGGGAACTCCGGCGGCGACCATGACTGATCAGGTTCCACCAGAGGTTGTGAAAGAACGCTATGGTCGGCTGCTAGCGCTTCAGGAGCGTATTTCCGAGGAAGAAAACGCCAAGCTCGTCGGTCGGGAAGTTGAGCTGCTGGTCAGCCAGTCCGATGGGCGTAAAAATGCGGAGACTCATCGCATGTCAGGTCGGAGTCGGGATGGCCGCCTGGTGCACTTCAGCCCGTCGGAAAGCGAACCAGGCGTCGTCGACCGCAAGATTCGCCCAGGTGATTACGTGACAGTGCGTGTGACCGACTCCGCACCGCACTTCCTCATTGCTGACTCCGGTGTGCTCACACACCGCCGCACTAAGGCGGGGGATAATGTAGAGGTCGGTCAGACTCCGACGACCGCTCCGATTGGAGTTGGTCTGGGCTTGCCAAAGATTGGACGCCCGGAGAAAACGAGTGTAAGTGAGGGATGCGGCTGTGAGTAG
- a CDS encoding DUF349 domain-containing protein, translating to MTGTSNSPKPGPRPGPRPGPRPGAMPAHRKAPGAAAAPAGSAVAAHTVHNDPKKFGRIDEDGTVWLITSAGERNIGSWQAGTVEEGYAHYGKRYEDLATEVELLESRIASHPQEAQTISHNAAELRESLATATVLGDIDALDKRLAEVIASSHVAEEKVAHDKAERRKKAIARKEELAAEAEELAENSTEWKVAGDRIREILTEWKQIRGIDRKTDDQLWRRYSRARDSFNRRRGSHFAELDRNRAAARRAKEDIIERAEALKSSTDWGGTAAAFRDLMAEWKAAGRAPREVDDKLWAQFKAAQDEFFGARNAVNAARDKEFEENAAAKDALLAEYEDRIDPSKGLEHARNELRHLQEKWDAIGFVPRGRVREYENRIGALEKRVSDAADSQWRRTDPEAQARVQQFADRAAEFEQKAAELEAKGKTSQAAKAREQAEQWHQWAEQAAETLKEL from the coding sequence ATGACCGGTACCAGCAATTCCCCTAAGCCAGGTCCACGCCCGGGTCCACGTCCAGGGCCTCGACCAGGCGCGATGCCGGCTCATCGTAAGGCCCCTGGAGCTGCTGCAGCGCCCGCAGGATCGGCTGTTGCGGCACATACTGTCCACAATGACCCGAAGAAGTTTGGCCGTATTGACGAAGACGGCACTGTTTGGCTAATCACCAGCGCCGGTGAGCGCAATATTGGTTCCTGGCAGGCCGGCACCGTGGAAGAGGGCTATGCCCACTACGGCAAGCGCTACGAGGATCTGGCCACCGAAGTCGAGCTGTTGGAGTCTCGCATTGCCTCCCACCCACAGGAGGCACAGACCATTTCCCACAACGCCGCTGAACTGCGTGAAAGCCTCGCTACTGCCACGGTTCTTGGCGATATCGATGCGCTGGATAAGCGCCTTGCAGAGGTTATCGCCTCCTCCCATGTCGCGGAGGAGAAGGTCGCACATGACAAGGCAGAACGCCGTAAGAAGGCCATCGCTCGCAAGGAGGAGCTCGCTGCAGAAGCCGAAGAATTGGCGGAGAACTCCACCGAGTGGAAGGTCGCCGGCGACCGTATCCGCGAGATTCTCACGGAATGGAAGCAGATCCGCGGAATCGACCGCAAGACTGATGACCAGCTCTGGCGCCGTTACTCCCGTGCACGCGATTCTTTTAACCGCCGCCGAGGTTCCCATTTTGCGGAGCTGGATCGCAACCGTGCTGCAGCTCGCCGCGCGAAAGAGGACATCATTGAGCGAGCTGAAGCGCTAAAGTCTTCCACTGATTGGGGTGGCACCGCTGCTGCTTTCCGCGACTTGATGGCTGAGTGGAAGGCTGCTGGTCGAGCCCCACGCGAGGTGGACGACAAGCTCTGGGCACAGTTCAAGGCCGCCCAGGACGAGTTCTTTGGTGCTCGTAATGCGGTCAACGCCGCCCGCGACAAGGAGTTCGAGGAAAACGCCGCAGCCAAGGATGCCCTGCTGGCCGAGTACGAAGACCGCATTGATCCGTCCAAGGGCCTCGAGCACGCTCGCAACGAACTACGTCATCTGCAAGAGAAGTGGGATGCCATCGGCTTTGTACCGCGCGGTCGTGTGCGCGAGTACGAAAACCGCATTGGCGCACTGGAAAAGCGCGTCTCGGACGCGGCCGATTCGCAGTGGCGCCGCACCGACCCCGAAGCGCAGGCTCGCGTCCAACAGTTCGCCGACCGCGCGGCCGAGTTTGAGCAGAAGGCTGCCGAACTCGAGGCGAAGGGCAAGACTTCTCAGGCCGCCAAGGCCCGTGAACAGGCCGAGCAGTGGCACCAGTGGGCAGAGCAGGCCGCGGAGACTCTCAAGGAGCTCTAA